The Arvicanthis niloticus isolate mArvNil1 chromosome 2, mArvNil1.pat.X, whole genome shotgun sequence genome includes a window with the following:
- the Dhrs9 gene encoding dehydrogenase/reductase SDR family member 9: protein MLFWVLALLLLCAFLWNYKGQLKKVDIADKYVFITGCDTGFGNLAARTFDKKGFHVIAACLTESGSAALKAKTSEKLHTVLLDVTDPENVKKTAQWVKSHVGEKGLWGLINNAGVLGVLAPTDWLTVDDYREPIEVNLFGLINVTLNMLPLVKKARGRVINVSSIGGRLAFGGGGYAPSKYAVEGFNDSLRRDMKAFGVHVSCIEPGLFKTELADPIKTTEKKLAIWKHLSPDIKQQYGEGYIEKSLHKLKSNTSSVNLDLSLVVECMDHALTSLFPKTRYIAGKDAKTFWIPLSHMPAVLQDFLLLKQKVELANPKAV from the exons ATGCTGTTTTGGGTGTTGGCCCTCCTGCTCCTCTGCGCTTTTCTGTGGAATTACAAAGGGCAGCTGAAGAAAGTAGACATCGCTGACAAGTATGTTTTCATCACTGGATGTGACACAGGCTTTGGAAACTTAGCAGCCAGAACTTTTGATAAAAAAGGCTTCCATGTCATTGCCGCCTGCCTGACTGAGTCAGGATCAGCTGCTTTGAAGGCCAAAACCTCAGAAAAACTTCACACAGTGCTTCTGGATGTCACTGACCCAGAGAATGTCAAGAAGACTGCCCAGTGGGTGAAGAGCCATGTAGGAGAAAAAG gTCTCTGGGGTCTGATCAATAATGCTGGTGTTCTTGGTGTGCTGGCTCCCACTGACTGGCTGACAGTGGACGACTACAGAGAACCCATTGAAGTTAACTTGTTTGGACTCATCAACGTGACACTGAATATGCTTCCACTGGTCAAAAAAGCTCGAGGGCGTGTTATTAATGTCTCCAGCATTGGAGGCCGGCTTGCATTTGGTGGTGGGGGCTATGCCCCATCCAAGTATGCAGTGGAAGGGTTCAATGACAGCCTAAG GCGGGACATGAAAGCTTTCGGCGTGCATGTCTCCTGCATCGAACCAGGGCTGTTCAAAACGGAGCTGGCAGATCCAATCAAGACAACTGAAAAAAAACTTGCCATTTGGAAACATCTGTCTCCAGACATCAAACAACAATATGGCGAGGGTTACATTGAAAAAA GTCTACACAAACTGAAAAGCAATACCTCCTCGGTGAACTTGGACCTCTCTCTTGTGGTAGAGTGCATGGACCATGCTCTAACAAGCCTCTTCCCCAAGACTCGGTACATTGCTGGGAAAGATGCCAAGACATTTTGGATACCTCTGTCTCACATGCCAGCAGTTTTACAAGACTTTTTATTGCTGAAACAGAAAGTAGAGCTGGCAAATCCCAAAGCTGTGTGA